The DNA region TTCAACCCAAATGTCAGAACCAGCTTCTTTTGCAAATAATTTACCATCTACTATAATTATATCAGCTGTTAAATAAGGAATAGTTAAATCTTTTTGAGTTAAATACATAGTTGAAGTCATTTTTAGATCTGTACCCTTAAGCACACCATTTCCAATATTTTTTATAGATACTGTTTCTTCAGTTGTTGTTCCTTTGACTTCTAGTATAGAACTCATATTAAAGGTTGCACTTTCTTCAATATTTAAAAGAGCCTCGTAAAGTTCTGTATATTTTATATCCTCTGAATTATCATTTGTTTCATTTGCAGATTCCAAGATATTTTCTTTGTTATTGATCAGACGGTGGATAACAACAGCAACTTGTTGACGCTGTGCATTACCTCTTGGTGAGAATGTAGCATCGCTTGTTCCGTTCATCAATCCAGATGCAAGAGAAAATTCTACAGCATCTTTTGCCCAAGATGAAATCATATCTTTATCTGCAAGATTATAAATATTAGTAAATTTACTATTCTTATTGGATATTCCTAATGAGCGTACAAACATAACTGTCATCTGTTCACGTGTACATTGACCATTTTTACCAAATGTATCTTTGGATAATCCTTTGACAATACCTTCTCTATATGCTGCTTCTACATAATTATATGCCCAATGTGTTTTTGGGATATCTTGAAAAGTAGGTGTATCAGGAACGTCAGTCGTGTCCACTTCAAGAGCTCTTACTATCATTGTAATCATTTCAGCTCTTGTAACAGTGTTTTGGGGATTGAAATTACCGTTTCCATCACCAGTGATAATGTCTTTGTCAGCTAGTGATAGAATAGCTTGTTTTGCATAATCAGAACTTGAATCAATGTCTTGAAGGGTAGCAGCGTTTACTGTTTCAGCATTAAATAATGCGAAACCAATAATTAAGATGCTGGCAAGTATCTTTGTCAAATCCTTATAAAATTTTGTAACCATAAAAAGCCTCCCTTTTAGTAAGTATTATATGTATTAAGCATTTTTATAATATTTTACCAGATATTATGTAAACTAATCAACTGGAAAATTAAACCTGAGATTTATAGGAGACATATATGAGTCGTAAGAAGATCTTGTTTTTCAGTTATCATAACAAAGATGATTTGTTATGATGTTTATGGTAAAATTAATTTGATTATTCATAAATAAAAATCTATATTAATTTATATGTTTATGTATAACATCTTTACAAAATAAATAATATTGAACTACGATCAAGGAGGAAAATTATGAACGATTGGTTTACAATTGAAAAAATTGACAAAGATACCCATATAATTAGTGAGTATAGGCACTGGGAAGAATCACATGCATATCTGCTAAACGGGACAACTTATAGTTTATTGATAGATACAGGTCTTGGTATCAAGAATATCTACGAAGAAGTTATTAAATTAACAGATAAACCTATAATAGCTGTTGCTACTCACGTGCATTGGGACCATATTGGAGGGCATGAATATTTCCATGATTTCTATGTACACGAAGATGAGGTCAATTGGCTTGCAGGTGAATTTCCATTGACTATGGAACAAGTAAAAGGTTTTGTTGTTGAGGACTGCGATCTGCCAGAGGATTTTAATATTGATGATTATAAGTTTTTTCAAGGTACTGCTACAAGGGTACTAAAGGATAATGATGTAATTGACATTGGAGGACGTAGTATTGAGGTGTTACATACACCTGGACATTCACCAGGTCATATGTGTTTCTATGAAAAAGATCGTAAATATCTTTTCACTGGAGATCTGGTTTATATAGGAACATTATTCGCTTATTTTCCATCAACTGATCCGAAGGCATATCTATCATCTATAGATAGAGTTGCAGCTTTACCAGTGAATAGGGTATTTCCAGCACATCATAATCTAGATATAAAACCGTCTATTCTTCAAGATATGAAGAAAGCATTTAATGAATTGAATGATAAGGACAAATTACACCACGGAAGCGGTACTTTTGAATATAATGATTTTGCTATATGGCTATGAGATATTGACAAAGTAATTATTAAAATATATAATAATATTGTTCGTTATAGAACAATATTATTTCAGAGGTGATCCTAATGAAAGGAATCAATGTTGGATTAGAACTAATCGCAGTAACTAATATAATCAATCGTAAAGTTGAGTATTCATTGAAGAAAAACAATCCAACCGAGAATATGTTACATCTATCTGGTCAAAATGGATTAATTATCAATTTTTTATATAATAATCGTGAGAAAGATATTTGCCAACGCGATATAGAAGATTTCTTTTCGTTAGCTAGGTCAACTATATCAACAAATCTTAGATTAATGGAAAAGAAGGGATTGATAAGAAGAGAGAAAATGCTGAAGGATACAAGACAGAAGAAAGTTACTCTAACTGAGAGAAGCATGGAGTTCGAACGAAA from Vallitalea longa includes:
- a CDS encoding S-layer homology domain-containing protein yields the protein MVTKFYKDLTKILASILIIGFALFNAETVNAATLQDIDSSSDYAKQAILSLADKDIITGDGNGNFNPQNTVTRAEMITMIVRALEVDTTDVPDTPTFQDIPKTHWAYNYVEAAYREGIVKGLSKDTFGKNGQCTREQMTVMFVRSLGISNKNSKFTNIYNLADKDMISSWAKDAVEFSLASGLMNGTSDATFSPRGNAQRQQVAVVIHRLINNKENILESANETNDNSEDIKYTELYEALLNIEESATFNMSSILEVKGTTTEETVSIKNIGNGVLKGTDLKMTSTMYLTQKDLTIPYLTADIIIVDGKLFAKEAGSDIWVESTDNDLAELISIESDDLSPNNDELVDIYNDLPIEKGETVEIGGVNTTKYTLSLDMDTIMELYPEDFNDIDTDTQEIIDNMNLIYNMEFYVNEQNKLQKQIFKSHMQNEEITSDLVIEYTDFGIDVEITAPSLENIYVDTKEVIM
- a CDS encoding MarR family winged helix-turn-helix transcriptional regulator; its protein translation is MKGINVGLELIAVTNIINRKVEYSLKKNNPTENMLHLSGQNGLIINFLYNNREKDICQRDIEDFFSLARSTISTNLRLMEKKGLIRREKMLKDTRQKKVTLTERSMEFERNNEAVTDTIDECFDKALSSEEKEQFVAMIKKIRKELES
- a CDS encoding MBL fold metallo-hydrolase, which codes for MNDWFTIEKIDKDTHIISEYRHWEESHAYLLNGTTYSLLIDTGLGIKNIYEEVIKLTDKPIIAVATHVHWDHIGGHEYFHDFYVHEDEVNWLAGEFPLTMEQVKGFVVEDCDLPEDFNIDDYKFFQGTATRVLKDNDVIDIGGRSIEVLHTPGHSPGHMCFYEKDRKYLFTGDLVYIGTLFAYFPSTDPKAYLSSIDRVAALPVNRVFPAHHNLDIKPSILQDMKKAFNELNDKDKLHHGSGTFEYNDFAIWL